From a region of the Basfia succiniciproducens genome:
- a CDS encoding SirB1 family protein: MKYYQKALYDEMTSFYLITCDDEGDELRRIRSLIGGLVRKARQVIGQEGDDKVRIHQLLQLFYGDWGFHCDPEHYFEAENLYLAYVLETHSGMPVSLGALLLYLADSLKLPLYPVNFPTQLILRAEVDNEVAFIDPWNGHYLSQAHLQKLYEGAFGFGAEISSEELERADVNTLLNRFRQLAKNALIRENRNDAAYRYIASLLRYHPEDPYEIRDRGLVLAQMGCYQAAAEDLQYFVDQCPQDPTSFLLTAQLAELKDHFSELH, from the coding sequence ATGAAGTATTATCAAAAAGCCTTATATGACGAAATGACCTCTTTTTATCTCATCACCTGTGATGATGAAGGGGATGAATTGAGGCGTATCCGTTCGTTAATAGGCGGTTTGGTTCGAAAAGCCCGTCAGGTTATCGGGCAAGAGGGTGACGATAAAGTCCGAATCCATCAATTATTACAGCTTTTCTATGGCGACTGGGGATTTCATTGCGATCCGGAACATTATTTTGAAGCGGAGAATCTATATCTCGCCTATGTACTGGAAACTCATTCCGGTATGCCCGTTAGTTTGGGCGCATTGCTGTTGTATCTGGCAGACAGCTTAAAGCTACCGCTTTATCCGGTAAATTTTCCGACCCAGTTGATTTTACGGGCTGAAGTTGATAATGAAGTGGCGTTTATCGACCCTTGGAACGGTCATTACCTATCGCAAGCTCATTTGCAGAAATTATATGAAGGCGCGTTCGGTTTCGGGGCGGAAATCAGTAGTGAAGAACTTGAGCGAGCGGATGTAAATACATTGCTTAACCGCTTTAGACAGCTGGCTAAAAACGCCTTGATTCGGGAAAACCGTAATGATGCGGCATACCGATATATTGCCTCGTTGCTGCGTTATCACCCGGAAGACCCTTATGAAATCCGTGACCGTGGGCTAGTATTGGCGCAAATGGGTTGCTATCAGGCGGCGGCGGAGGATTTGCAGTATTTTGTGGATCAATGTCCGCAGGACCCCACCTCATTTTTATTAACGGCGCAACTTGCCGAATTAAAAGATCATTTTTCTGAACTCCACTAA